From a single Anaerotignum faecicola genomic region:
- a CDS encoding replicative helicase loader/inhibitor, with protein sequence MNTKEFAVFADRIKTAYPKDNLLATGDQMDWWYELLGDIPFQVAIMALKKYALSNKFPPAISDLRLYAADLMETRIPDADEAWGEVNMAVRRYGYMREAEALKSLSGPVRRAV encoded by the coding sequence ATGAACACAAAGGAATTTGCCGTATTTGCAGATCGGATAAAAACAGCATATCCAAAAGACAACCTGCTGGCAACGGGAGATCAGATGGACTGGTGGTATGAACTACTGGGAGATATTCCTTTTCAGGTTGCTATAATGGCTCTCAAGAAATACGCACTGTCTAACAAATTTCCACCTGCAATATCAGACTTAAGACTGTATGCGGCAGATTTGATGGAAACGCGTATCCCCGATGCTGACGAAGCGTGGGGCGAGGTCAACATGGCTGTAAGGCGCTACGGATATATGAGGGAGGCGGAGGCACTGAAAAGCCTCAGCGGTCCAGTACGTAGGGCTGT